One part of the Vicia villosa cultivar HV-30 ecotype Madison, WI linkage group LG6, Vvil1.0, whole genome shotgun sequence genome encodes these proteins:
- the LOC131613802 gene encoding uncharacterized protein LOC131613802: MAQAMQNQPNVGAIDESRSLATFQRENPPTFKGRYDPDGAQAWLKEMEQIFRVMDCSATQKVGHGTHMMAGEADDWWLETRQMVEVTGEVVTWVVFSREFLRKYFPEDVRGKNEIEFLELKQIYLSVVEYASKLVELTKFYLHYSEVTAQFSKCIKFENGLRPKIKRAIGYQKIRKFSDLVDICRIYEEDSKAHYKAMSD, translated from the coding sequence atggctcaagctaTGCAGAATCAACCTAACGTTGGTGCGATTGACGAGTCCCGCAGCTTGGCAActttccaaagagagaacccgCCTACTTTCAAGGGTAGGTATGATCCTGATGGGGCACAAGCTTGGCTCAAAGAGATGGAACAGATTTTCAGGGTGATGGATTGCTCTGCGACGCAGAAGGTAGGACATGGTACCCATATGATGGCTggagaggctgatgactggtggcttGAGACTCGTCAGATGGTAGAAGTTACAGGAGAGGTTGTTACTTGGGTTGTGTTCAGTAGGGAATTTTTGAGGAAGTACTTTCCGGAAGATGTCCGCGGGAAGAATGAAATTGAATTTCTCGAGTTGAAGCAAATATATTTGTCGGTGGTCGAGTATGCTTCTAAGCTTGTGGAATTGACAAAGTTCTATCTTCATTATAGTGAAGTAACTGCTCAATTTTCCAAATGTATCAAGTTTGAAAATGGGCTACGCCCAAAAATCAAGCGAGCAATTGGATACCAGAAGATTCGTAAGTTTTCGGATTTAGTGGACATCTGCAGGATTTATGAGGAGGATAGTAAGGCTCATTACAAGGCCATGAGTGACTAG